The following proteins are encoded in a genomic region of Rhodoferax aquaticus:
- the tssL gene encoding type VI secretion system protein TssL, long form: MSDPALLDTNKDKGWISAPPTGESGTMTVPDAMPQGMVFSPGYHHDARLAALERVIKEGGNPFLEAASVLLRTLAELPVQIDVPGLHGLHTLLVQEVQTYTRLCEQTNLRRDHMLAVRYALCTALDEAINLKPGSDASGGKTSPGLWSTQALLNQFHGENGGGRTVFLLIGRLANMPNEHMPVLEVLHHVLCLGFMGSYRTQQDGHRVLETVRHRLYTLVSATQESVPRELSQHWQGVGQGRFKLLRSVPVWVSASVLGLALFAQFSWYKYHLLTQGRAVQKSIEALSTLQPPVVQRSKLNLPELLQAEVAQGRVQIDEDAQRARVVFKGDGMFSGGLATLSPDTLALLTKVANALAQIDGAVRVLGHTDNQPVNLPEFPNNQVLSQKRAQAVLAVLQAHGVDAARLQAEGKGDTQPVQPNTSAEGRSKNRRVEIELLAPVNK, encoded by the coding sequence ATGAGTGATCCCGCATTGCTAGACACCAACAAAGACAAGGGCTGGATCAGTGCGCCGCCCACAGGCGAGTCTGGCACCATGACCGTGCCCGACGCCATGCCCCAAGGCATGGTGTTCTCGCCGGGCTACCACCACGATGCACGTCTGGCCGCCCTCGAGCGGGTCATTAAGGAGGGTGGAAACCCGTTTCTGGAGGCGGCCAGTGTGCTGCTGCGCACCTTGGCAGAGCTGCCAGTCCAAATCGATGTGCCAGGCCTACACGGCTTGCACACGCTGCTGGTGCAAGAGGTGCAAACCTACACCCGCCTGTGCGAGCAAACCAATCTGCGGCGTGATCACATGCTGGCCGTGCGCTACGCGCTGTGCACGGCGCTGGACGAGGCTATCAACCTCAAACCTGGCTCCGACGCAAGCGGTGGCAAGACGAGCCCGGGCCTGTGGTCTACCCAGGCCTTGTTGAACCAATTTCATGGTGAAAACGGGGGCGGGCGCACTGTGTTTTTGCTGATCGGCCGCTTGGCCAATATGCCCAATGAGCACATGCCGGTGCTGGAGGTGTTGCACCATGTGCTGTGCCTGGGCTTTATGGGCAGCTACCGCACCCAGCAGGACGGCCACCGCGTGCTGGAAACGGTGCGCCACCGCCTGTACACCCTGGTGTCTGCCACCCAGGAGTCGGTGCCGCGCGAGCTATCGCAGCACTGGCAAGGGGTGGGGCAGGGCCGCTTCAAGCTGCTGCGCTCGGTGCCGGTGTGGGTGTCTGCCAGTGTGTTGGGTCTTGCTCTGTTTGCCCAGTTCAGTTGGTACAAGTACCACTTGCTGACGCAGGGCAGGGCGGTGCAAAAGTCCATTGAGGCGCTCTCCACACTCCAACCCCCGGTGGTGCAGCGGTCCAAGCTCAATTTGCCCGAGCTGCTCCAAGCCGAAGTGGCGCAAGGCCGCGTGCAGATAGATGAGGATGCGCAGCGTGCGCGGGTGGTTTTCAAGGGCGACGGCATGTTTTCTGGCGGCCTGGCCACCTTGAGCCCCGACACGCTCGCCTTGCTGACCAAGGTGGCGAATGCGCTGGCGCAGATAGACGGCGCGGTGCGGGTGCTGGGCCACACAGACAACCAGCCGGTCAATCTCCCCGAGTTCCCCAACAACCAGGTGCTCTCGCAAAAGCGGGCACAAGCCGTGTTGGCGGTGCTGCAGGCCCACGGTGTGGACGCAGCTAGGCTGCAAGCCGAGGGCAAGGGTGACACCCAGCCCGTGCAGCCCAACACCAGTGCCGAAGGCCGTAGCAAGAACCGGCGGGTGGAGATTGAGTTGTTGGCCCCAGTCAACAAGTAA
- a CDS encoding DUF3304 domain-containing protein has translation MSTNSNTMTPAQSCAAGSKALESDGHYAWADDTLQIHPAVTHCEHCVAAHELDLQAKSASGAHGICASSYQNRSKSTLHSLHTRCTLSLKRMAHSVRKALAPMAAVLALAALSGCAEPTSSAGVTGYNHTSNRSIYTFSVNGSMGMNLPPESGGGGTSCCTTIPSQWHPGIKVKVRWVYQGGTELPPAPPPQEAEVELPRYTQDDIGRVAVHFFPDHKIKVVVTSKDLGHPQYPADLRWRAPTPPDAVQATPSPAVQPATQPSAQP, from the coding sequence ATGAGCACCAACTCCAACACCATGACCCCCGCGCAAAGCTGCGCGGCAGGCAGCAAAGCGCTCGAATCCGACGGCCACTACGCCTGGGCGGATGACACGCTGCAAATCCACCCCGCAGTGACCCACTGCGAACACTGTGTGGCCGCCCACGAGCTTGACCTACAAGCCAAATCAGCCTCTGGCGCACATGGAATATGCGCTAGCAGCTATCAAAACCGTAGTAAATCCACCCTACACAGTTTGCACACGCGATGCACCCTCAGCCTCAAGCGCATGGCCCACAGCGTGCGCAAGGCTTTGGCCCCCATGGCCGCAGTCTTGGCCCTGGCCGCCCTGAGCGGTTGCGCGGAGCCAACCTCTAGCGCGGGGGTCACAGGCTACAACCACACCAGCAACCGCTCCATCTACACCTTCAGTGTCAATGGCAGCATGGGTATGAACCTGCCCCCCGAAAGCGGCGGCGGTGGAACCTCCTGCTGCACCACCATCCCCAGCCAGTGGCACCCCGGCATCAAGGTCAAGGTGCGCTGGGTGTACCAAGGGGGCACCGAGTTGCCGCCCGCACCGCCGCCCCAAGAAGCCGAAGTCGAGCTCCCCCGGTACACACAGGACGACATTGGCCGCGTCGCGGTGCACTTCTTCCCGGATCACAAGATCAAGGTGGTGGTGACGAGCAAAGACCTGGGCCACCCCCAATACCCCGCCGACTTGCGCTGGCGCGCCCCCACGCCGCCAGATGCCGTACAGGCCACTCCCTCGCCTGCTGTTCAACCCGCCACTCAGCCCTCCGCCCAACCATGA
- a CDS encoding T6SS phospholipase effector Tle1-like catalytic domain-containing protein, translating to MTRTVFNAPLRISANPAQEMTPTVDEVVASLMAPSDPLKCEIPLYIGLFFDGTNNNRDRDMPERGHSNVARLFNAHKSVAENPEHTGHYKTYVSGLGTRFEPNQEPGESDEGKAYAKGGQARILYGVLEVFNSVHKAFNNEFALYKEDDIKALLKDFERQVDGGSTDPERPAPTRESWLANIYAHATQSIQDARKRKPLPNIPYIHVSVFGFSRGAAEASAFCHWLNAAIPSGEIAGMPLRIKFLGLFDCVASTGLADSARRALGPVAGFATGHFAWAKETRQALPALVERCVHMLGAHEQRLNFPLTRIRGGQLSEYVYPGVHSDVGGGYGLLAQGRSKTDAELLSQVPLLHMYKLARIAGVPLLDATLMSKQLLEDYALSPAVAQAWNDYMAQAQDYAPRTQPAPMATPLEECQDLHALIALHMRLYYDYRRIYLPPPPGKTAHVLAPDLFRLLHNPISAQDEDNIRSYNQNLQGDLSLFTQWQAAKQRDDWDPSTREGGQRRIWIDDTLRRHSNWLPQFICQQQNPADQAWIEVALGVLQGRSQVAGQAHCVLLGRYVHDSLAGFVLAGPITHDDKARLLVDIVHRQGKGKTLNAFEKTVFANYRKRVDAEDAGTVQVPQGQTPLRKLVKDRMDALNAMNATNRKDELDQEAAYNTKYRFGYADALYVSSCELYPVMRDEDAGLLQSWVKAKAIGIITSGRREGGGYFLPRAVFE from the coding sequence ATGACACGCACAGTTTTTAACGCACCCTTGCGCATCAGCGCCAACCCGGCACAGGAAATGACACCCACGGTGGACGAAGTCGTTGCGAGCCTGATGGCACCCAGCGACCCGCTGAAGTGCGAGATACCGCTGTACATCGGCCTGTTCTTTGATGGCACCAACAACAACCGCGACCGCGACATGCCCGAGCGCGGCCACAGCAATGTGGCGCGCCTCTTTAATGCGCACAAAAGTGTTGCAGAAAACCCCGAACACACAGGCCACTACAAAACCTATGTCTCTGGCTTAGGCACCCGCTTTGAGCCCAACCAAGAGCCCGGCGAAAGCGACGAGGGCAAAGCCTATGCCAAGGGCGGGCAGGCCCGCATCTTGTACGGGGTGCTGGAAGTCTTTAACTCGGTGCACAAGGCGTTCAACAACGAGTTCGCCCTTTATAAAGAAGATGACATCAAAGCCCTGCTCAAAGACTTTGAACGCCAGGTAGACGGCGGCTCCACCGACCCGGAGCGCCCCGCCCCCACCCGCGAAAGCTGGCTGGCCAATATCTACGCCCACGCCACGCAAAGCATTCAAGATGCGCGCAAGCGCAAGCCCTTGCCCAACATCCCCTACATCCACGTGAGCGTGTTTGGCTTCTCGCGCGGGGCCGCAGAGGCCAGCGCGTTTTGCCACTGGCTGAATGCCGCCATCCCCAGCGGCGAAATCGCGGGCATGCCGCTGCGCATCAAATTCTTGGGCTTGTTTGACTGCGTGGCCAGCACCGGTCTGGCCGACTCTGCCCGCCGCGCCCTGGGGCCGGTGGCAGGCTTTGCCACCGGGCACTTTGCATGGGCCAAAGAAACACGTCAAGCTCTGCCCGCGCTGGTGGAGCGCTGCGTGCACATGCTGGGCGCGCATGAGCAGCGGCTGAACTTCCCGCTCACCCGCATCCGGGGCGGCCAGCTCAGCGAATATGTGTACCCCGGCGTGCACTCCGACGTGGGCGGGGGCTATGGCCTGCTGGCGCAGGGCCGCAGCAAGACGGATGCCGAGCTGCTCTCCCAAGTGCCGCTGCTGCACATGTACAAGCTCGCCCGCATCGCCGGTGTGCCGTTGCTTGATGCCACGTTGATGAGCAAGCAGTTATTGGAAGACTATGCCCTCAGCCCCGCAGTGGCCCAGGCCTGGAACGACTACATGGCCCAGGCCCAAGACTACGCCCCGCGCACCCAGCCCGCCCCCATGGCCACGCCCTTGGAAGAGTGCCAAGACCTGCACGCCCTCATTGCGCTGCACATGCGCCTGTACTACGACTATCGGCGCATCTACCTGCCCCCGCCACCCGGTAAAACCGCCCATGTTTTGGCACCCGACCTCTTCAGGCTGCTGCACAACCCCATCAGCGCGCAAGACGAAGACAACATCCGCAGCTACAACCAAAACCTGCAAGGCGACCTGAGCCTCTTTACGCAGTGGCAGGCCGCCAAGCAGCGGGACGACTGGGACCCCTCGACGCGCGAGGGCGGCCAGCGCCGGATCTGGATCGACGACACCCTGCGGCGTCACAGCAACTGGTTGCCCCAGTTCATCTGTCAACAACAAAACCCTGCCGACCAGGCCTGGATAGAGGTCGCCCTTGGCGTGCTGCAAGGGCGCAGCCAAGTGGCTGGGCAAGCGCACTGCGTGCTGCTGGGGCGCTATGTGCACGACAGCCTGGCGGGCTTTGTGCTGGCCGGCCCCATCACCCACGATGACAAGGCGCGCCTGTTGGTAGACATCGTGCACCGCCAAGGCAAGGGCAAGACGCTCAATGCGTTTGAGAAAACCGTGTTTGCCAACTACAGAAAGCGAGTGGATGCAGAAGATGCAGGCACCGTGCAAGTGCCCCAAGGCCAAACACCGCTGCGGAAGTTGGTCAAAGACCGTATGGACGCCCTCAACGCAATGAACGCCACCAACCGCAAAGACGAACTCGACCAAGAGGCGGCCTACAACACGAAATACCGTTTCGGGTACGCCGACGCCCTGTACGTGAGCAGCTGCGAACTGTATCCGGTGATGCGCGATGAAGACGCGGGCCTGCTGCAAAGCTGGGTCAAGGCCAAAGCCATCGGAATCATTACCAGCGGGCGGCGCGAGGGCGGTGGCTACTTCTTACCGCGTGCGGTGTTTGAATGA
- a CDS encoding DUF3304 domain-containing protein — MQRMTQRAFTCATLALTALVMGCAQPAKLTPEEQAWNEREAVREARDAPLRAREAAIRKSQETPTIGVGLECVRHGGPQQDLMPYVQGFWVQEVPYGQVSPEMSGGDFNCGGTIAGGYTIPRTWRPGMKVKVKWYTWDRPKPTTITIPVEDDPTIAPGVPIVERGVKGALHEYTTTIPYYPEPGRAYVHLFRNGQARVIISNIGPTGRDHPLPFSALEPPPEVE; from the coding sequence ATGCAACGAATGACTCAGCGTGCATTCACTTGCGCAACCTTGGCCCTGACCGCACTGGTGATGGGCTGTGCGCAGCCCGCAAAACTAACGCCCGAGGAACAAGCCTGGAACGAGCGCGAGGCTGTGCGTGAGGCGCGTGATGCCCCCCTGCGGGCACGCGAAGCAGCCATACGCAAATCCCAAGAAACCCCCACCATCGGAGTAGGGCTGGAATGTGTGCGCCACGGCGGCCCGCAGCAAGACCTCATGCCCTATGTGCAAGGGTTTTGGGTGCAAGAGGTGCCGTATGGCCAAGTGAGCCCAGAGATGAGCGGGGGCGACTTCAACTGCGGCGGCACCATCGCCGGGGGCTACACCATCCCCCGCACCTGGCGCCCGGGTATGAAAGTCAAGGTCAAGTGGTACACCTGGGACCGACCCAAACCAACCACCATCACCATCCCGGTGGAGGACGACCCCACCATCGCACCCGGCGTGCCTATTGTGGAGCGGGGCGTCAAAGGTGCCCTGCACGAGTACACCACCACCATCCCTTATTACCCCGAACCGGGCCGCGCTTACGTGCACCTGTTTCGCAACGGGCAGGCGCGGGTCATCATCAGCAACATTGGCCCCACGGGCCGCGATCACCCCCTCCCATTCTCGGCCCTTGAACCCCCGCCGGAGGTGGAGTGA
- a CDS encoding DUF4123 domain-containing protein, with product MYRITDPHTPDLGDRIRQAVEACLAQYPDSSAYALIDPTLVADWGALLWQAAQDQPDQVQSVYQDTPLAELEACSLFLARVARKDLEQLLERGQAGPVLSFVQTTLSLEQLRQHLACFARARTPDGKWLLARWGCTVVAPVLVKALTPAQKSRFLGGFAAWYLINRKGQLDIVNGSMDAPSAAADLETEGMLEYGYAVDDDALALVADASEADVLLHALGTQQPHALGDRPASMLHSMARQVLARMREAGIPEGVARLELLARALQQPSAQASRALIQGHP from the coding sequence ATGTACCGCATTACCGACCCGCACACTCCCGACCTTGGAGATCGCATTCGCCAGGCAGTCGAGGCGTGCCTTGCGCAATACCCTGACTCTTCGGCATACGCCCTGATAGACCCCACCTTGGTTGCCGACTGGGGTGCGCTGCTGTGGCAGGCAGCCCAAGACCAGCCAGACCAAGTGCAGTCTGTCTACCAAGACACCCCGCTGGCTGAGCTGGAGGCGTGCTCGCTCTTTCTGGCCCGTGTGGCACGCAAAGACCTGGAGCAATTGCTTGAGCGCGGCCAAGCCGGCCCCGTACTGAGCTTTGTGCAAACCACGCTGAGCTTGGAGCAACTGCGCCAGCACCTGGCCTGCTTTGCCCGTGCCCGCACTCCCGACGGGAAATGGTTGCTAGCCCGCTGGGGCTGCACCGTGGTGGCACCGGTTTTGGTGAAGGCGCTCACGCCGGCGCAAAAAAGCCGTTTCCTAGGGGGCTTTGCCGCGTGGTACCTCATCAACCGCAAGGGGCAATTGGACATTGTGAATGGCAGCATGGACGCCCCATCCGCTGCCGCCGATCTCGAAACTGAGGGCATGCTGGAGTACGGCTACGCCGTGGACGATGACGCGCTTGCCCTTGTGGCAGACGCCAGCGAGGCCGACGTATTGCTGCATGCGCTAGGCACCCAACAGCCCCACGCGCTCGGAGATAGGCCGGCGTCCATGCTGCACAGCATGGCCCGCCAAGTGCTGGCGCGCATGCGCGAGGCCGGCATTCCTGAAGGTGTGGCCCGCTTGGAGCTACTGGCCCGCGCGCTACAGCAGCCCAGCGCGCAGGCTAGCCGTGCGCTGATTCAAGGCCATCCCTAA
- a CDS encoding T6SS phospholipase effector Tle1-like catalytic domain-containing protein, giving the protein MSTTSNTPPASAQSCAAGSVPTPTLTPAERMRAVQQHAKLASPVLSCSGNVFIGMFFDGTGNNEKLDYDNGNVPLEQQKPSNVVRLYYAYKEGQEEGTDKYFKYYVPGVGTPFDKIGDTADLVGRMSGGGFGAGGEMRILWGLIQVLNGVNRYASRDDLIKEEQAKAIVQNLGGTGSTGWQRQLALKDTWQTKLKANLKVFSKPALDRIVVDVFGFSRGAAQARAWVNWLYGLCEQQGSDARTATYLLAGVPLQVRFMGLFDTVASVGVGGTVAGNKALESDGHYAWADDNLQIHPAVKHCEHYVAAHEVRASFPCDSVRVDAAYPPNVRESVYPGSHSDVGGGGYTRSAQGKRDGLARIPGMAMYNAALSWGVPLFRLEALKKNQTAVYDNLIPSAEAVAAHQAYLQAVGVAPGSVEQQHRGHWAWYLCYRIACREAYGHRSFVRAATEAERKLMMQTQNDLAEALSRAGAAARAVVARDAPRMGAIRVPNAAEAVLLHMEKAERIINPPAAVQVTLEWARLRQRLQKDGGVLLRNADHPELDVAELLHALVDGDASASAGHIPTVPPAVVGFFDTYVHDAVAGFIGDAFNEYSANGYGLFKFRRMFFGNRADAYAKALAQADNAQRLAGRKAATGATPTYTTSMSTSP; this is encoded by the coding sequence ATGAGCACCACCTCCAACACACCACCCGCATCCGCCCAAAGCTGCGCGGCAGGCAGCGTGCCCACGCCCACCCTCACACCTGCTGAGCGCATGCGCGCCGTGCAGCAGCATGCCAAGCTGGCCTCCCCGGTGCTGAGTTGCAGCGGCAATGTGTTTATCGGCATGTTCTTTGATGGCACCGGCAACAACGAGAAGCTGGACTACGACAACGGCAATGTGCCCCTGGAGCAGCAAAAGCCCAGCAACGTGGTACGCCTGTACTACGCCTACAAAGAAGGCCAGGAAGAAGGAACGGACAAGTACTTCAAGTACTACGTCCCCGGCGTAGGCACCCCGTTTGACAAGATTGGCGACACGGCGGACCTCGTGGGCCGCATGAGCGGCGGCGGCTTTGGTGCGGGCGGGGAGATGCGCATCCTCTGGGGCCTGATTCAGGTGCTCAACGGCGTCAACCGATACGCAAGCCGTGATGACCTCATTAAGGAAGAACAAGCCAAAGCCATCGTCCAGAACCTGGGCGGCACGGGCAGCACGGGCTGGCAGCGCCAACTGGCCCTCAAAGACACCTGGCAAACCAAGCTCAAAGCCAACCTCAAAGTCTTCTCCAAGCCCGCGCTAGACCGCATCGTGGTGGACGTCTTCGGCTTCTCGCGCGGGGCCGCCCAAGCCCGCGCCTGGGTGAACTGGCTCTACGGCCTGTGCGAGCAGCAGGGCAGTGATGCGCGCACCGCCACCTATCTGTTGGCCGGCGTGCCCCTGCAAGTGCGCTTTATGGGCTTGTTTGACACCGTGGCCTCGGTGGGCGTGGGTGGCACGGTGGCGGGCAACAAAGCGCTCGAATCCGACGGCCACTACGCCTGGGCGGACGACAACCTGCAAATCCACCCCGCCGTCAAACACTGCGAACACTATGTGGCGGCCCATGAGGTGCGCGCCAGCTTCCCTTGCGACAGCGTGCGGGTGGACGCAGCCTACCCCCCCAACGTGCGCGAAAGTGTGTACCCCGGCTCGCACTCGGATGTGGGTGGGGGTGGCTACACCCGCAGCGCCCAGGGCAAGCGCGATGGGCTGGCCCGCATACCCGGCATGGCCATGTACAACGCGGCGCTGAGTTGGGGGGTGCCGCTGTTTCGCCTTGAAGCACTGAAAAAGAATCAAACGGCTGTTTACGACAACCTCATCCCCAGCGCAGAGGCTGTGGCCGCGCACCAGGCCTATCTGCAGGCGGTAGGGGTGGCGCCGGGCTCGGTGGAGCAGCAGCACCGTGGCCACTGGGCCTGGTACTTGTGCTACCGCATCGCCTGCCGCGAGGCCTACGGCCATCGCAGCTTTGTGCGCGCCGCCACCGAGGCCGAGCGCAAGCTGATGATGCAGACGCAGAACGATCTGGCAGAGGCGCTGTCCCGCGCGGGTGCTGCGGCGCGTGCGGTGGTGGCCCGCGATGCGCCGCGCATGGGTGCCATCCGCGTGCCCAACGCAGCCGAAGCCGTGCTGCTGCACATGGAAAAGGCCGAACGCATCATCAACCCGCCGGCCGCTGTGCAAGTGACCCTGGAATGGGCACGGCTGCGCCAGCGCTTGCAAAAAGACGGCGGCGTGCTGCTGCGCAATGCAGACCACCCCGAGCTGGATGTGGCCGAGCTGCTGCACGCGCTGGTCGATGGCGATGCCAGCGCCAGCGCGGGCCATATCCCCACGGTGCCCCCGGCGGTGGTTGGGTTTTTTGATACCTATGTGCACGACGCGGTGGCGGGCTTTATAGGAGATGCGTTCAACGAGTACAGCGCAAACGGCTACGGCCTGTTCAAGTTCCGGCGCATGTTTTTTGGCAACCGGGCGGATGCCTATGCCAAAGCCCTCGCCCAGGCCGACAACGCACAGCGCCTGGCAGGGCGCAAGGCCGCCACCGGCGCCACCCCGACCTACACAACTTCTATGAGTACATCCCCATGA
- a CDS encoding DUF3304 domain-containing protein, with the protein MAHGVRKALAPMAAVLALAALSGCAEPTSSAGVTGYNHTSNRSIYTFSVNGSMGMNLPPESGGGGTTCCTTIPSQWHPGIKVKVRWVYQGGTELPPAPPPQEAEVELPRYTQDDIGRVAVHFFPDHKIKVVVTDMAIWHPQYPADLRWRAPTPPDAVQATPSPAIQPASQPSAQP; encoded by the coding sequence ATGGCCCACGGCGTGCGCAAGGCTTTGGCGCCCATGGCCGCAGTCTTGGCCCTGGCCGCCCTGAGCGGTTGCGCGGAGCCAACCTCTAGCGCGGGGGTCACAGGCTACAACCACACCAGCAACCGCTCCATCTACACCTTCAGTGTCAATGGCAGCATGGGTATGAACCTGCCCCCCGAAAGCGGCGGCGGTGGAACCACCTGCTGCACCACCATCCCCAGCCAGTGGCACCCCGGCATCAAGGTCAAGGTGCGCTGGGTGTACCAAGGGGGCACCGAGTTGCCGCCCGCACCGCCGCCCCAAGAAGCCGAAGTCGAACTCCCCCGGTACACACAGGACGACATTGGCCGCGTCGCGGTGCACTTCTTCCCGGATCACAAGATCAAGGTGGTGGTGACAGACATGGCAATTTGGCACCCCCAATACCCCGCCGACTTGCGCTGGCGCGCCCCCACGCCGCCCGATGCCGTACAGGCCACTCCCTCGCCTGCTATTCAACCCGCCTCTCAGCCCTCCGCCCAACCATGA